A window of Candidatus Saganbacteria bacterium genomic DNA:
CAAAGATGAGCAAGCGCAGGCATTCATGGAAAAAGCTATTCTTTCTAAACGGGCAGGAACTCTGGTAAGGGCGGAAGTATTCCCAAGAGGCCATGATGCGCAAAAGGTTAAAGATCAAAGAATAAGGTTTGCGGAATTTATGGTTGGTCATAACATCTTTTCTAAAGAAGAAAGAGATGCTTACATAAAAGATGGGACTGTTTCAAGCCAAAATAAAGAATCGATCAACTTGATGGAAGCATATTTTGCCGCAAGCGACGAAAAATTAAGTGAAAATTTATGGAAAGGTTCGAAAGCAAACGAAGCTGAAGAGCTATTGACCAAGCTTGATGCCGATATTAAGGATATTGCCGAAAATTCTAAAAGGTCTTTTGCGGAATTGTTGGAGCCGCAAATGATCAAAGCGGCAGAAAATGCTACGGCAAGATGCGGGATATCTGATACCGCAAATTGGGGAAAGAGGAATGTTTTATTATTCTTGAAAATAATGAAGAGACGGTATGGCTTATCAATAAAAATAGACGGCAATTTTACAACTGCATTCCAGCTTAAAGAAGCGGTTGAATCAGCGATTAAGGCCAAATTTAAACCTTGGCGGGATAAACCTGAAACAGGTAACCAAAAAAGGGCGATAGCGGCCAAATTAATGCCGAAGGTCACAAAAATGAGAACATGGCTCATCTCCGTCCAGGACGAACTGAAAAATCCGGCAGAGTTTGTTGTTGCCGAACGCGGCTCAAAAAGCGATATATTATCCCGCGCCCTGCCGGATGCCATGGAAAACTTAATATCCGAACAAGTTGCAGGCGGCCCCGACACCGCTATGCCAAAGCTTGAAAGGGAATTGGTCAATGGAGAGCTTAAATTGAAGGTGAAAATGAACGCTCCGAGGGCGTTTAACAAAGGCCCTTATTATTTGGGCGTTACTGGAATAAGAATTAAAGCTCCTGTCGCGGCCAAGCCAGGAACACCGGAACATTTGAAATATGTTGAAGGGCTATTAAAGTCTAAGTTCAAAAAGATAGTGAAAAATTCAGGAAATATAAATCCAGATTATGAATTGATCGAGATCGAAAGAGTTAAATATCAGCTTAATGCCGAAGGGATAAAAGCCTTGAATGCATGGCTTGCGGCTAAAGGTTCCATAAAAAGAGTACATATTGAAGTAAATGGCGGGAAAGTCATCCTGATAATTTTCGGCGATACCATCCCAGTCGAAGAAGTCAAGGGCTATCGCATAATAACATTCACATCCGAAGATGCCGCGACAGCGGAAGATATGCTTGGCTTTATCGGGCATGAGAAGAGAACCGCTTATGGCGATGTTCCCAAACATGAAATTATCATAAGAAGAAAAGTCATTGCCACAGTTTATGATTCTCTTGCCGAAGCAAACTTTGGCGCCGGTTACCGAGATGCAAACCCTGTCCCAGCGGCTTATGCGGAGCTGTTATTTAACCTTTTCCCTGAAATTAAAGATGCGGAAACCGCCGCAAAAGAACCTGTGAAAGCAAAAATCGTCAAGCTATTGGAGCAAGGGACGGTAAGCCACGAAAAAGGGCATCAAGGAGCTTTTGTTGATCCGCTCCCCGAGCGACCGTCGCAATACAAATATTTGAGCAATGGATTTGTTGATTCCCTTTATGAAGTGATAGCAGAGTTCCATCCGAACGGTCGGCTTGGGGAAATATTCGGGTTAATGGGATTGGCAAGCACACCAGAAGCAAGCTTACAGGCGAAAGTTATGCTTTATGAATATTTGTTCACACAATGCCAAACAAGCAACCCAATAAAAAAGAAAATATATGAAGCGCTTTACAGGAACGTTGTGAGCGCAGGGAAAGGGGTCGATCTCTCCCGCTTAGAACAGTTCAGAAGGATGGTCTACACATTAGTCAAAGAAACTTTTAGTGCGACCGTGAAAGAATTGGAAATCTATGATACAAAATTGCAGGCCCGAAAAGCCGGCGGGATGGATGTTGCGCAAAAAATTATTGGTATCATTTTAGACCGCCAAGCGGATGTAAGGCGAGCCGAATTTTCCGAGGCCATTGACAGTATGACCCTTGATGCTCAACCCGCGGTAAAACCTGCACAGTTTAGGCCGCCTTTACATGATAGTAAGCCGGAATTAAAGATAGCTGCCCAATCTGTTAGTGATGGACCTGAAATGCGGAAGCCGAGAGGAGACGGTTCAAGTGAGCTGGAAGATGCTGTTGCTAGGGTTTTTGCCGAGATGTCGGTTCCTGAAAAACAAGCATTTAGCATGGCAAAAACCTTATCCAATGCCAAGATTGGGGTTATTGGTCTAGAAAACGGCGTGTTTGACGGAGTTGAAGAAGGGCGGCAAGAAAGTTTTGTTAAGAGGTTGACTGAACTAGGAATAACCGAAGTTGAATTTGGGCGCGGCGTAAGGTTTGCAAACGGCGGAGAAAAAGCGCTTGATGCGTTCTTAACCGCAAATGCTGAAAGATGGCCGAAACAGAAGATCGTTTTTACTGTTGAAACAGGGAGCAACGGCAGGCCAATTATCGTTATAAAATATTCTCTGTTGGCGTTTAATGGTTGGAATCTTGACGGAGTAATCGATCCTTTAAGGCTTAATTCTAACCCATTGCCAATTCCTGAACGCAAGGTTTATAAATTGGGTGAAAACGGCATTAAACCTAAATTTACAGTTATTGAAGGCGGGAAAGGAAGAGAAATAATTGTTTCAATTAAAGATTCAAAAATTATAAGGCAAGCTCTTGCATCCGCGCCAAGCGATAAGCTGATCACTTTTAGGAGCGCCGAAACGTTGAAAGTCAGGGCCGATGCCGGATTGGTCAGGGCTTGGGTCGCATCCGAAGCAGTTCTTCGCGAAATATTGGTCCAGATTGGCATGGTAAGCAAAACAGGTGAAATGATCCACCCTGATGCGGCTGTAAATTTATTTGACGTCTTAAGCAGGCTGCCGGAATCAATTAAGATATTTGCAAAAAAACCGATATTGTTCAAAACATTATCGGGAGGGAAAGGAAGAATATCCTTTGTTAAAGGTGAAGTAGTATTAGAAATAACAACATCAAGAGATAGCGCCTTTGCACCGTTAAAGATCAAAATAAGCGTCGCGACATACAAAAAGATCATTTCCGGCAAGGTCGCTTTAAGGAAAATAATTGGCAACACTGTCCCTTCAGACAGGAATATAAACAAAGCGGAGGTAAGGGCGTTGATCATCGATTCGATTAAAAAATTCGAAATGGCATTGGAAGCATTAGAGGGAGGTTATCCGGTTGTGTCAGTCGATATCCCTCTTATCGAAATAACAGGAACAAGGGCGGAATTGGAATCAGAGCTTCTAAAATCGGACGTTGAAGTTGAGATCGAGCCGAAAAGAAAGGTTAAAGCGGAATTGTTCAATGACGACATTCATGCATTGGCGCTAAGCGTCCCAGGATCAAAAGAATATGAGGCCGCGTTATCAAATATTAAAAAATCTTTGGTCGAACAAGGCTTGAGCGAAAGCGATGCAAAAATATTCATCAATAAAGTCATCCGTTCATCGAAATTGGCGCTGATTTCTTCTTCGGCATCGAAACATTTTCAGGGTATTGCAGAAATTGAATCATTGAAAGTATTGAATAGGGAACTTGCAAAGATCGATTCGGAAAAAATGTCGCCAAAAACCGTTGAAAAGGCGAAGCAAATGGCAATAGCCAGGGCCCAAAAAGCGTTTACGGTCGCGTTAAGCATCGCGCAGGCAAGACTGTCGGAAAGGGCGCAAGAACTTGATATGGCGACGCTTTCTGAAGCAGAGGTCAAGGATGTTTATTATGATGTTGCAGCTAAAGTTAGGGCGGAAGCTGATAAAATCCCTGGAGATAGGTTTGATGCGGAAGTAAAAGCAATAGCCGGAAAATTCAATTTGGACCCGACTGGCAAAGGGTTTAAGGCCCGCATGGATTTTTATTCTTTAAACGCGCCTGGCGGGACCATCAAAATAAAGGCCGCAGCTTTGAGAGCCAATATAGGGAAAATGGCATTGATGGGCTTTGTCCTTGAGGCTCCATTCGCGATCTATAGGGACTGGAACAAAAAAAATCCAGCCTTAAGCATAATTAAAGAGATGGCACATGGGGGATATGGTTGGGCAAAATTTGAAACTTTAAACCGTGCAGCCCAGATGTCCATGGGCCTAAAAGCCGGGAGAGCAACAGCGGTGGCAATGACGCTCCAAACCCTTTGGGATGTTTCAAGTGCTAAGAAAGGCGAATGCGGAGCGGTTATGGTTAACGGAGCAGTCGGACTTGGGGGATTCTTGGGCCTTTCGCACTTAGCCGGATTCGGGCTTAAATTTGTGCCGGGGATCCCATCATTAGCAAAAGAAATGCTTAGTTCTGGGTTAGGAATTTTAGGCGCAACATTAGCTTCGACTGGATTTGAAAAAGCCATGGATAATTTTGAATGGTTAAACAAAGCTGTAAACAGCAAAGAAATATCAATTGCAGGCGATGCAGGAAAATTTATATCTCCTTCTCTTACAGCAATTTATATAGGGCGAGTAGGAACTTATCTTCTTCCAAGGATCGGATTGGGCCGCCTTGTCGGATTATTAAAAGGAGGACTGGTTGCGTCTGCAGCTTGGAAGGCATTTACATATGGAACAAATGACGCCTCTGAAGCCGCAAGCGTCCCAAGAAAATTCAGTGGAGATATATTCGCTTTTGCAAATAGTGGCAAGCATTCATTTGTCCACCCAAGAGAAGAGATGCCTGCGGAATATCCCGCGATCGATTACAAATTTTATCCTGAAGACTTTTTAAGGTTCCAAATAGCAGTAATGCTTCATAAACAAGGGCGGCTATTTATTGAAGAGTCACCGTATTTTTCAGAAATGGTTGATGTGCTACATAAAGTTGATTTTTCTAATGGCGGCAGTAATGACGAGGCTAAAAAAATTCGTGAAGCTTTTGCCGAATACAGAACTTTATTGAAAAAGGATTCTCATTATTGTGAGCTATTCGCCAATAGGCAGCAAACGATGATGAGGCGCTTTATAAACGATGCTTGGCTTAAAGGATTTGTGGATTATAAAATGCCTGCGGATGTTCAGGCGCATCTTGCGGCCGACTATGGCCGCTTTGTTGATGTTTTTATTGCTAAAGAAACTAAAAAGATTGAAGCCGCAAAGGCCGCTGCAATAAAATCCACAGAAGAAGCGGCTGTAAACATTGATAAAGCAATTGCGCAAACAAAAGATATCTTTGCAGGATATGATAAGAACCTTCTTGCAGCGATTAAGAAAATTTTTGCGGCTGATAATAGGACAGCTTTAAAGATATTTGGAATAATTGTAAATGGCCAAATGCTAAGCGCTGCCGCAGAGCAAATAAAAGCCTTGCTTAAAAAAGAAATTCCGGCTGAACAATTGAAAATATTCGTTGAAAAGACAAGATTGCAAAGGTCGGCTTTTAAAAAGACCGTAGAGATTAAAAGAAAGCAAGTTTACGCAAGCATTGTCGAGCAATTACAGAAAATAGGATATATCGATTATCTTTCGAATACATTGCATATTAAGAAGGAAGATATTAGCAAATGCGTTTCAGGAAAATATTTTCAAGAAGCCTTCTTTAAATTTCTAACCCAGAAATTGGAAGCTGCGGAAGAATCTCTTTCGAAAACACGAGAAAAGCTAGATGAGATCGGGCAATCCGCGATGATCAATGGAAAAATGTTGGTAATGCTCATGCCTAAAGAAATCAGGGCTAAATTTATTGGATTTTTAAGAGAGAATCATCCTGGAGCTCAAATTAATGGAGCAGACAGCAGGTATTTCTCTCAAGGGATGGCTTTGCTGCTGATCTCAGGCAAGCTTGCAAAATAACCGAAAGAGCTTCGGCCCTCCAAAGGCGGGTAAACGGGCAGGCAGGCTCCCTGGCTTTTTTGTTGCCCCGCAGATTTAACTTGGCAATGCAGGATCGTAGAAATAGATATCTAAAACTTATTTGGAGAGAGCTTGGTTCGGGACAATTCTTGGATGAAATCTATTAAATTGGTTACTTTGACAGAAAAACCGTCAATTGTTCTGACCTGCGGCCGATCAGCGTCCCTGGCTATGACAAAGTTTTTCCCTTCCGGATATTGATCGCGAAAAATGGCGATGTTTTTTAAGCTGATATTTTGAGCCGACCATTTGCATTCGATAGCGATCGGCTGACCAGTTCGCTCCGCAAGAATAAAATCAATTTCGTTGCCTTGCTTGTTCCTCCAATAGCCGATATTTCTGGTTTGAAGGACGCCCTGAATTTCATTTAGGACAAAATGCTCCCAAAGCAATCCCAAATCTTCATCCCTTAAGCTATACCAGCCTTTATAATAACAAATAAACCCTGTGTCAAAAGCATAGACTTTGGGCATGGAAATAATTTCCGTTGTTTTATGGCGGCTGAAAGGCCTAACAATATGAGCGACATAAGTTGCTTCGAGCACCTTCAAATAATTTGCGATGGTTGTCCGGCTGACCTCGCAGGGTTTTGAATAACTGGTCGCCTCGAATAAGCCCCCGCTTCTGGCAAGCACTAGTTCGACGAATTTTTGGAACGAAGCTTTTCGTTCCAAACGGAATAATTCTTGAATATCTTTGGCCCAATAATCGTCCAGCCATTCCTGAAAATCCTTTTCCGGCAGGGCTGACGAATTGAAAAAAGGAGGCAGGCCGCCAAAAAGAAAGCGATGCTTCATATTTGGATTTTTAAAATCTGATAGGTCAGCGCTGACCATAGGAGTGAGCCATAGATTTCTCTTGCGTCCGGAAAGAGTATCCTTAAACTTTTTGGAAGCTCCAAGCGTGGATGATCCTGTCGCAATGATCTTTGTATCCGGATAATGGTCAGCGGCAATTTTTAATAATTCCGAAGGATTGTCCAGTCGGTGAATTTCATCCAGGACGATCCTCCCCCTGACGCTGTTTAAGAAGTCTTGCGGCTCGGCCATCTGTCTTCTAATTCTGGGAAGCTCACAGTCGAAATATTCAATGTCGGGAATTGATTGGCAAAGAAAGGTCTTTCCAATCCGCCTGACGCCAGCCAGCCAAAGGACGCCTTTTTCCCGCCAGCTTTTATTGATCAATTTTAGCCAGTACTTCCTTTTTGTTATCATATGCGGTGATTATGGCATAAAGTAATACTAAAAGCAAGTATAGTTGTATATAGAATATTGGCAATCGCCTATTATTCGCCCATGTGTTAAGGGTGATCATTCGAGGTAAAACAGGCTCCCCGGCCTTTATTATTTAATGACCAAATCCCAATTACCAATTAGCTGTTTATAATTGTTTTACCCCTACATATATGGTATATTTGATATACAGTTATGAAGGACTTCATATCTATCCACGATCTTAAAACATCAGAAATCAATGAAATTCTGGCGCTTGCATCCGACCTCAAAGACAAGCAAAAACAAAAAGTTAAACACGAATATCTCTGGGCAAAGTCCCTCGCAATGATCTTCGAAAAACCATCGACCCGTACGAGAGTGTCATTTGAAATAGGCATGTGGCAGTTAGGAGGGCTTGCGATAAATCTTGACCAGGAAGCAATTGGGCTTGGGATCCGCGAATCGATATCCGACGTCGCAAAGACCCTTTCGCGTTTCGCCGACGGCATCTTAATTAGAACATTTGAACATTCCAAGGTAATAGAACTCGCAGCCGCGGCCGATGTGCCAATTATCAATGGTTTATCCGACCTTTTGCATCCATGCCAGGCCTTAGCCGATATCATGACTATCAGGGAGAAAAAAACCCTCGACTTCGCTCGGGGTAAAGGATTGAAAATTGCTTATATAGGTGATGGCAATAATGTTTGTCATTCTCTTATGCAAGTGGCCGCTAAAGTTGGTGTTAATATGACAGTCGCGACACCTAAAGGATTTGAGCCAAACGCAGAAATAGCAAAACTCGCTTTTGCAGACGCCAAAGCTAATAGTGTTGAACTTGATATCGTGAACGATCCAGTCATCGCCGCGTCAAATGCCGATGTCATTTACACCGATGTTTGGGCATCGATGGGGCAGGAAAAGGAAAAAGGGGCAAGGGTCAAGGCTTTTAATAAATTCCAAGTGAACGAACAGCTTGTCAAAGTTGCGAAACCCGACTATATCTTTATGCACTGCCTACCGGCTCATCGCGGAGATGAAGTGACGGCAGGAGTTATTGATTCCAAGAATTCTGTAGTATTTGATCAGGCCGAGAATAGGCTTCATGCCCAAAAGGCAATACTCGTTAAATTGTTGGGAGGGGAAAATGTCTGAAGTAAAAAAAGTTGTCCTTGCTTACTCTGGCGGATTGGATACATCCGTCATGATCCCTTGGATCAAAGAACATTATAACTGCGAAGTAATAGCTTACGCCGCCGATGTCGGCCAGGAATCGGAGCTCAAAGGCTTAAAAGAAAAAGCGATCAAAACAGGAGCTTCAAAAGTCTATATCGAAGACCTAAAAGATAAATTCGCGAAAGACTTCATACTCCCAATGTTAAAATCCGGCGCTATATATGAAGGACAATATCTCTTAGGGACATCAATTGCCCGCCCATTGATCGCAAAACGCCAGATCGAGATCGCGTATAAAGAAAAAGCCGATGCAGTGGCTCACGGAGCGACAGGAAAAGGAAACGATCAGGTCCGTTTCGAGCTGGCTTTTAAAGCCCTTAACCCAAATATCAAGATAATAGCCCCTTGGAGAGAATGGGAAATAAAAGGCCGCGAAGAAGCGATCGATTACGCAAGGCTTCATGGAATCCCGATCCCTGTGACGAAGAAAAAACCATATTCATCCGACCGCAACCTTTGGCACATAAGCTATGAAGGCGGAGCGCTCGAAGATCCATTCTATGAACCGAAAGAAGATATGTTTTTATTATCCGTTGACCCATCAAAAGCGCCAAATAAGCCGGAATATGTAGAAATTGAGTTCATTAAAGGCGAGCCGGTTTCTTTGAACGGCAAAAAGATGCCGCTTGTAAAGCTCATTCAATCATTGAATATTTTGGGCGGCAAGCATGGGGTGGGCCGCACGGATATTGTTGAGAACCGATTGGTTGGCATGAAATCCCGCGGAGTTTATGAAACACCGGGTGGCACGATACTCTTCGCCGCCCATCAAGCTCTCGAATCGATAACCTTGGATCGAGATACAACGCATTTGAAGCAAGTCATAGCGATCAAATACGCGGAACTTATTTATAACGGACAATGGTATACGCCGATAAGAAAAGCATTGGACGCTTTTGTTAATGAAACGCAGAAAAATGTCACCGGTCTTGTCCGTCTTAAGCTATTTAAAGGCAATTGCATGGTAACAGGGCGCCGTGCCAAAAAGTCTCTATATGATCCAAAGATAGCTTCATTTGAAAAAGAAAATGTATACAACCAAAAAGACGCGGAAGGATTTATCAATCTTTTTGGCTTGCCGATCAAGATCCAAGCGATGATGGGAAAATCAGGGAGTAAATAAATGGCGTCAAAGAAAGCATGGGGCGGTAGGTTCAATCTTCCACTGGCCAAAGCCGCCGAACAGTTTTCGTCTTCTATCCAGTACGATGTTAGGCTTTATAAGCAGGATATCGTCCAAAGCATCGCGTATGCAGAGACGCTTCAGCGCGCGAAAGTATTGACCGGCGCCGAATGCAAGAAAATAATCCGCGGCCTTGAAGAAATAATGCGCAACATCAACAGCGGGAAAGCAAAACTTACCCGCGAGAACGAAGATATCCATATGAATATCGAAATGCTCCTGATCGATAAGATCGGTGATGTCGGAAAGAAGCTCCATACCGGGCGTTCGCGAAATGACCAGGTCGCAACAGACCTTCGCATGTATCTTAAATGGGAAATAACTGAAACTATCTTGCAAATTAGCCGCTTGCAGGCAGCATTGGTGGATCTTGCCGAAGAGAATATCTCTGTCATTATGCCGGGATATACGCATCTGCAAAGAGCCCAACCGGTCCTGTTCTCCCATCATATGCTGGCTTATTTTGAAATGTTCAGGCGAGACAAAGACCGTCTCCGCGATGCTCACCGCAGGTGCGATGTCCTGCCTCTGGGCAGCGGAGCGTTATCGGGAACTAATTTCGACCTTGACAGGAGTTTCCTGGCAAAACAGCTTGGATTTTCAAAAATATCGGATAATAGCATGGATGCGATATCCGACCGCGATTTCGTTATTGATTTTCTTTCGGCTGCATCGCTTTGCAGTATGCATCTGTCAAGATTGTCGGAAGAAATAATAATTTGGTCAAGCTTTGAATTTAATTTTATTGAACTATCGGATGCATATTCAACGGGATCGTCCCTTATGCCTCAAAAGAAAAATCCCGATATGGCGGAACTAACGAGAGGCAAGGCCGGAAGAATATATGGCAATTTAATGTCCGTTTTAACTCTTATGAAGGGCCTGCCCCTTACATACAACAGGGACATGCAGGAAGACAAAGAGGCCTTATTTGACTCGATTGATACCATAAAAGCCTGCCTCTCTGTCATGACCGAAATGTTAAAGACTATGAAGATCAATAAAGAGCTTATGGTTAAAGCGGTTAAAAAAGGGTTTTTAACGGCAACCGACCTCGTATATTATTTGGTAAGACATGATGTCCCGTTCAGGGCGGCCCATGATATTGTCGGCAAGATCATTAATTATTGCATCGAATCGAATATGGACCTGGAATATGTTTCATTGTCGGAGCTTAAGAAATTTTCAGACAGGTTCAGCTACGATGTTACCAGATATTTATCGGCTGAAAGCAGTACCGAATCCAAAGATGTTCACGGAGGCACCGCTCCCAAACAGGTGAAAGAGGCGATCAAGCGTGCTAGAAACGACCTTTTGCATGGTAAAGCCTGACGCAGTATCCCGCGGGCTTGTTCCAGAAGTCGAAAAAAGAATATCAGTTTCCGGCCTTCATATAATTGAAGGCAAGCAGGTTAATATCTCATTAGAAAAGGCTAAAACGCTTTATGCCGTTCATGTCGGCAAAAGTTTTTATGACGGGCTTCTAAAGTTCATCACATCAGGCCCGGCTTATGTTATGAAGATCCAAGGCGAGAACGCGGTCCTTCATCTTAGATCTATCATGGGAGCAACTGACCCTCGATCGGCCGAGTCAGGCACAATTCGAGGCGATCTAAAAGAAGAGAATATTTTTACGGAATACGGCACAATGAAAAATATAATTCACGGTTCCGATTCAGTTGGAAACGCAAAATATGAGCTCTCGATCTTTTTTAGCTAGCATATTTCTATTTGCCGCTTTAGTATCTTTTTCAAACGCGGCTGAACCCGTATATCCAAATTATGTCGGCTACGTGAACGACTTTGCGAATGTTCTTGATTCTTCGACAAAAAATCAGATAAATGAAATTTGCGTGAGTCTGGAAGCTATTACAAAGTCCGAACTT
This region includes:
- a CDS encoding ATP-binding protein translates to MITKRKYWLKLINKSWREKGVLWLAGVRRIGKTFLCQSIPDIEYFDCELPRIRRQMAEPQDFLNSVRGRIVLDEIHRLDNPSELLKIAADHYPDTKIIATGSSTLGASKKFKDTLSGRKRNLWLTPMVSADLSDFKNPNMKHRFLFGGLPPFFNSSALPEKDFQEWLDDYWAKDIQELFRLERKASFQKFVELVLARSGGLFEATSYSKPCEVSRTTIANYLKVLEATYVAHIVRPFSRHKTTEIISMPKVYAFDTGFICYYKGWYSLRDEDLGLLWEHFVLNEIQGVLQTRNIGYWRNKQGNEIDFILAERTGQPIAIECKWSAQNISLKNIAIFRDQYPEGKNFVIARDADRPQVRTIDGFSVKVTNLIDFIQELSRTKLSPNKF
- a CDS encoding nucleoside-diphosphate kinase (catalyzes the formation of nucleoside triphosphate from ATP and nucleoside diphosphate) gives rise to the protein MVKPDAVSRGLVPEVEKRISVSGLHIIEGKQVNISLEKAKTLYAVHVGKSFYDGLLKFITSGPAYVMKIQGENAVLHLRSIMGATDPRSAESGTIRGDLKEENIFTEYGTMKNIIHGSDSVGNAKYELSIFFS
- a CDS encoding argininosuccinate synthase, encoding MSEVKKVVLAYSGGLDTSVMIPWIKEHYNCEVIAYAADVGQESELKGLKEKAIKTGASKVYIEDLKDKFAKDFILPMLKSGAIYEGQYLLGTSIARPLIAKRQIEIAYKEKADAVAHGATGKGNDQVRFELAFKALNPNIKIIAPWREWEIKGREEAIDYARLHGIPIPVTKKKPYSSDRNLWHISYEGGALEDPFYEPKEDMFLLSVDPSKAPNKPEYVEIEFIKGEPVSLNGKKMPLVKLIQSLNILGGKHGVGRTDIVENRLVGMKSRGVYETPGGTILFAAHQALESITLDRDTTHLKQVIAIKYAELIYNGQWYTPIRKALDAFVNETQKNVTGLVRLKLFKGNCMVTGRRAKKSLYDPKIASFEKENVYNQKDAEGFINLFGLPIKIQAMMGKSGSK
- the argF gene encoding ornithine carbamoyltransferase, with amino-acid sequence MKDFISIHDLKTSEINEILALASDLKDKQKQKVKHEYLWAKSLAMIFEKPSTRTRVSFEIGMWQLGGLAINLDQEAIGLGIRESISDVAKTLSRFADGILIRTFEHSKVIELAAAADVPIINGLSDLLHPCQALADIMTIREKKTLDFARGKGLKIAYIGDGNNVCHSLMQVAAKVGVNMTVATPKGFEPNAEIAKLAFADAKANSVELDIVNDPVIAASNADVIYTDVWASMGQEKEKGARVKAFNKFQVNEQLVKVAKPDYIFMHCLPAHRGDEVTAGVIDSKNSVVFDQAENRLHAQKAILVKLLGGENV
- the argH gene encoding argininosuccinate lyase yields the protein MASKKAWGGRFNLPLAKAAEQFSSSIQYDVRLYKQDIVQSIAYAETLQRAKVLTGAECKKIIRGLEEIMRNINSGKAKLTRENEDIHMNIEMLLIDKIGDVGKKLHTGRSRNDQVATDLRMYLKWEITETILQISRLQAALVDLAEENISVIMPGYTHLQRAQPVLFSHHMLAYFEMFRRDKDRLRDAHRRCDVLPLGSGALSGTNFDLDRSFLAKQLGFSKISDNSMDAISDRDFVIDFLSAASLCSMHLSRLSEEIIIWSSFEFNFIELSDAYSTGSSLMPQKKNPDMAELTRGKAGRIYGNLMSVLTLMKGLPLTYNRDMQEDKEALFDSIDTIKACLSVMTEMLKTMKINKELMVKAVKKGFLTATDLVYYLVRHDVPFRAAHDIVGKIINYCIESNMDLEYVSLSELKKFSDRFSYDVTRYLSAESSTESKDVHGGTAPKQVKEAIKRARNDLLHGKA